The Rhodohalobacter barkolensis genome includes the window ATTCGTCCGGAAGAGGATGTTAATAAAGTAAAAAGAGTATCTGCTAAGAATCGGATGAACGGACCGTCGTTCTTTGAGGAGTGGACACATATCAAAAAAAATGGAGAGAAATTAAAGGTGATGATTTCTGCTTCGGATATTTTTTACCAGGGCAAACATCAACGCCTGGTTATTGTTAATGATATTACAGAACAAAGAAGAGCTGAAGAGCGCGCAATCAGCGCCATTATTGAAGGGGAAGAGCGCGAACGCCAGCGGATTGCAAAAGAACTGCATGACGGACTCGGTCAATATCTTTCTGCAGCAAATATGAATTTAAAATCTGTTTTTGAAGATGCCGACAAGCTATCCGGTAAACTTTCGGATACATTTGAAAATGGACTGCATTTGTTGAATTACGCTATTTCAGAAACGCGAAATATTTCACAAAACCTGCTGCCAAAGGCGATTCAGGATTATGGATTGGAGCTCGCCATTGAGTCGTTAGTCAATCAATTGAAGAAATCTACAAACATCACGTTTTATCTTTATCGCAATTTAGAGAATGTAGAACTGCCCGAGAATATCCAGATCAACCTGTATAGAATTGCGCAGGAAGCGCTCAATAATGCTATTCGGCACGGGAAACCAAAAACGATTAATGTGCAGTTAATTCACTCGATGGGGGAAATTTTATTGACGATAGAAGATGATGGTAAAGGGTTTAACCTTAAAGAAAAGGAAAACAGCGGACTTGGATTACGGAGTATGAAAACAAGAGTTGGTGCAATGTCTGCAAATTTAGATATTATCAGTACCTTAGACAGAGGTACCATTGTATCTGTCGTTGTTCCATTAAAATCAGAATAACTGTTATGGCAAATATTAAAATACTACTGGCCGACGATCATAAAATTGTGCGTGATGGCATTAAATTGATGCTGGAACCACAGGCGGGGATTGATGTGGTAGACGAAGCACAGAATGGTAAAGAAGTCCTGGAAAAGCTCGAAAGCCAGCTCGTGGATATTGTAGTTATGGATATCAATATGCCCGAAATGGATGGTATTACAGCAACCAGAAAGGTGAAAGAGAAATTTCCGGAAGTGAAGGTTTTAGCACTAACCATGAGTAACGATGATCTTCACATACGGCAAATGATACAAGCCGGTGCATCAGGCTATATCATGAAAAGTGCCGGCCGCAAAGAGCTTAAAGATGCTATTGATGCCATTATGGATGGTAAACATTACTTTAGTGATGAGGCGACAGAAAGCATCATGATGGACCTGGTAAAAGGGAAAGGCAAATCTACCGATCCCGACCCGATACATATCACAGACAGGGAATTGGAAATATTGGAGTTGATTGTTCAGGAGCATACCAATCAGGAAATTGCAGAAAAACTTTACATTAGTTCCAGAACTGTGGATGCTCATAGACGAAACCTGCTGCAGAAGACCGGCGCACGCAATACTGCGGGGCTTGTCAAATATGCGTTTCAGCATAATTTAATATCATCCGGAAAAGGAAATTAAAACATTTTACAATTAGGTGAATAAACGTATTCATTCATTTGGATTTTAAGTTTAACTACTGATACCGTTTGTGCTCAACTCTATATAGATTGACATTAAATGGAGTTGGCAAAATCACATATCATCATTGTAGCTGAGCGTACTCCGCGGGCAAAGTATTTCGAAAGTTTGATTAAGGAAGAGTATCACAATTCAGCCAGTGTGGAAATTACTTCTTACGACAAACTGTTTGATCTGGATATGAATTCAGAAAATGTACTATTTGTAATTGATTTGATGGATTTCGAACGGTCAGCTTTTAATATCATCGAGAAATTAAAGACAAAATATTCATCAGCTAAAATTCTCGCACTGCACATCTATCAATCGCAAGAATTGGTAACACCTTTGTTTAAAAAAGGTGTTGACGGCTACGTTTCAAGTGACCCAACCAGGAAGGAATTTTTCAGAGCTATGGGACATGTTCTAAATGGTAAAACATACAAACCGAATTTTACGGAATAGGTGTATTGCGTAGGTGCTATTGAGATAATACTACGTTATTTCTGTTAAATTTAAATTAAGTGTTCGGCGTCTTATATGTTAGGCTCGAGGCCATTATCTTACTTAGAATAATGGATCAGAGCGGGACAATAGAGTAAGTTTTCAAGATATGAATAAAATTAAAGATGCAGTCTTTGATGCGCTACCGGGTGCGGCGGCAATAGTATATGAAGATGGTGAAATTGCGGAGACCAATAAAAAGTGGGAAAATGGAAAAGACGTATTTCACCAACTGGGTTTAGCTCAACCGGGGAGTAACTATTTCGAGCACTGTCAGCGAGCTGTTGAAGCCGGAGATGATTATGCCTTGAAAATTATATTTGGACTCCGGGGTATTTTTGATGGAGAAAAAGAGTCGTTTGAATTGACAATGCCCTGCCCTGAGGAAGAAAGTCGGCCTAAAAAAAGTTGGTGTAAACTTTCTATTACACTATTAGAGGGAGACAAACCGAGTGTTTTAATCTTTTTTGAGGATGTGAGTAAAAACATGAGTGTGGTTCGTGCACTTCGTGAATCGGAAGAGAGATATACACAGCAGTTCAAAAACTCAATGTCCGGAATTTTAATCTCGTCTCCTGATGGTGAGATTTTTGATGCTAATCCGGCTGCCTGCAAAATTTTGGGATATTCGAGAAGTGAATTGAAAGAGGGTGGCAGACCTTTAATCATGGATCCCGCTCATCCTACAAACAAAAAAGCTCAGAAAATCAGAGAGAAGAAGTCGGTTTATGAAGGTGAGAAAATCTACATCCATAAATCCGGAAAAGAGCTGACTGTTGAGGCTTCATCCGTTCTTTATAAAAATGAAGATGGTAAACTCCGTTCTCTGAACACGTTCAAAGATGTGTCAGGTCAGCGGGAAACCCTGAAGCAGTTAGAGCACGAGAAGATTTTTACAGAGGCGGTTATTAACAGTATACCCGGCACGTTTTATGTGCTCGACAGTGAGATGAATATGGTTAGGTATAACGATGCCATTATGGAGGATCTGGGTTATACAAAAAATGAAATTGAAGAGAATAATGCACTACTGTTTTTCCCGGAAGATGAGCATGAAAAAATTGTACGATCCATTAAAGAAGCATTTGAGGTTGGTTCAACTCACATTGTTTCAAAAGTAATTTCAATGAATAATGGGATCAGGGTTTACCACTTTTTGGCTAACAGATTTAAAACAGATGAAGGTGAGTTCATAGTTGGAACGGGTACAGATGTAACGGACTTAGTGGAAATTGAAAAGGAGAAGGACAAAAACTATGACATGCTTTCCCAGCTTTTTGAAAGTTCTCCACTTGCAATGGCGATGTTTAGTCCGGATGATAAAATTCTGAAAATCAATAATAGTTTTACAGAACTGTATGGATATACAAAACTGGATGCCGTTGGTCAGAATGTTCATAAACTGCTGATTGAGGGTGACGAGTTGGACGACGCTGAAGAAATCAGTGAAAATGTATTTTCCGGCCAAACATACACCGAAGAGGTTGTGCGGTTTACCAATACCGGTAAAAAGCTTTCGATTTTAATGAGTGCTATTCCAATTGTTCATGAGGGTAAAGTTGAAGCAGCATACGTTATTTATGTTGATCTGACGGATCAGAAAAAACTGGAAAATGACCTTCAGAAATCACTCGGAGAGAAGGAAATACTTCTGCAGGAGGTTCACCACAGAGTGAAGAATAATCTTGCAGTTATGGCCGGGTTGATTGACCTTCAGATTATGGAAGAACCGGATCCAAAGGTGGAGGTCAAGCTGAATGAAATTCGCAGCCGGATTTTTTCCATCGCTAAAATTCATGAAAATCTATACAACAGTGAAAGTATGGTCAGTATTCAGTTTGATGAATATCTAAAGACCATTATGGAGGCACTGCCGCAAAAGGGTTTGCTGGGATCCGGTGAGCTCGAGGTTACAATGGACACAATTCCTTTGATTTTGAATCTGAATCAAGCGGTGCCTTTTGGCCTTGCAGTAAATGAATTAATGAACATCCTGTTTTCAAAGGATCTGAAAGGGGAAAACTTATCTCTGAAACTCAAAAGAGATGAGGAACGTATCACCCTGATATTTGAAGGAGATGCACTGGATGTGAGCCTATTTGAGCGAAATGGAAATACTGAATCATTTCCGAGTCTGTTGATCAGTATTTTCTTATCCCAGATTAAAGGATCGATGAAATTTGACCAAAATGAAAAAGACCGATTGATATTAGAGTTTGAGCAGATGGATGTAAAAGGCTCAAGCAGCTCATTGACATCAGAACAAAGTTCTTTACTGAATTAAATACACTTTGAAATTTTAAAAAAAGATATGCGAGTTCTCATTATAGAAGATGACATGATTCTGGCGCTAAGCCTTGAAATTATGTTGAAAAAAATTGGTTATACCGAAGTTAAGAAAGCTCATACCGGCGAAAAAGCTCTTGAGACGATCGTTGATTTTGAGCCTGATTTAATGCTGGTTGATATTTTTCTGGGTGCAGGTATTTCAGGAATTGATGTGGTAAAGAAAGTGCAGGAGAACAAAGATGTTCCGGTGATTTATATCACGGGTAACTCGGACGATTATCACCGCAAGCAAGCCGATGAAACAGACTATTTAAGCTATCTTGTTAAGCCTATTACTTTTACAGAATTAAAGAAAGTACTGCAAAAAGAAAAGGCTGGTTCATAATCATGTCCAGCTTGAATGATGTTCCAGTGAAGATTGAGAAGAAAAGAATTGAGGCTCTTTACTCCTACTCTATTTTGGATACAGCTCCCGAAAAAGAGTTTGACGATCTGACCAAATTAGCAGCAGATATTTGTGATGTGCCGATTGCAAGAATCAATTTAATTGATAAAGATCGTCAGTGGGCGAAATCTATCTTGGGAATGGAAGAGGATACCCGTGAAGTTGCCCGGGAAATTACCGTATGTCAGTACACGGTTAAACAAAATGAAGTACTGGAAGTTAAAAACCTGTCTGAAGATCCTCGATTTAAAAACTTCTCTTACGTAATTCATGACCCTAAACTAAGATACTACCTCGGTGCCCCCCTTCTTAACCCGGAGGGATTTGCTGTTGGAGCTCTTTGTGTTTTGGATTACAAAGAGAGAGAAATGTCAGATAAGCAGAAAGAGCAACTTCAGATTTTAGCCGGAGAAGTGATGGCCCGTTTGGAACTTCGTAAGCAGAATCAAGAGCTGCAGAAGTTGAATGAGCACAAGCTTAAGCTTATGAAAATGCTCAGCCATGATATGAGATCTCCATTGAATGGGATTATTGGCATGAGTAATATGCTGGGTGAGATTGTTGAAGGAGAAGAGGAGAGAGAGATGATTGAACTTCTTGAACAGAGTGCCATGCAGTTGAACCAAATGGTAGATGAGATACTTAGCTATTCACTGATGGAGTCGAAAGGGTTTTCTTTGAATTTAAAAGAGGTGGATCTGGATGAAATATCTAAATCTATGAGACGTCTCTTTAAACCCGTTGCCAAATCCAAGAATGTACATTTGATCATTAACCTCGAAATTGAAAAGCGAGTCTGCTTAGATAAAGATAAATTTGAACAAATTTTCGGCAACCTGCTTTCTAACGCGATTAAATTTACCAGGGCCGGCGGACAAGTAAAATGTGATCTTTCAATGACGGACGGTTCACTACAGCTAAATGTAGAAGATAGCGGCATTGGAATGGATAAGTCGACTGTTTCAGACCTGTTTCAAAATGGGACAGCTGCTCCAACTGGTGGAACCTCCGGCGAAAAAAGTACCGGGTTAGGTTTAGCGATCGTTAAATATTTTGTAGATCTTCACGATGGATCGATTGATGTTTCAAGTAAGCCGGGCGAGGGAACTGAATTTTCAATCAACATTCCATTAACTGAAGATTGTAAATAAACTACATTGATCATTGAGTCAAAATAATTACCTCGAAGACAAGGCAGATGTTTTTAAAAAAGCTGAAGAGCTTCTAAAGAAAAAAGATTTTAAAATTATTTCATCCGATAAAGATCGACCCTGGGGTGGATTTTTTGTGATAGAAGAAGATCAGGCTTCTGCATTCATTGAGACATTCTTTCCTGATTTAAATGTATCGAATTTTGCTCAGTTCAAGAAATTAAGCCCCAAGCTTTTGATGGTCGCTCCAGAAAAAAGATTGAGCTGGCAGTATCACTATCGCCGTTCAGAGATTTGGAGAGTGATAGACGGAACAGTTGGTGTTATTGTGAGCCAGACTGACGAACAGACTCCCCTAAAAACACTTCATACCGGTGATACAATCAGGCTCGAGCAGGGTGAGCGCCACCGGCTTGTCGGGCTGGATGAGTGGGCGATCATCGCTGAAATCTGGCAGCATATTGACCCGGAAAACCCTTCAGATGAGAATGATATCGTGCGTCTGGAAGATGATTTCGGGAGATAAAAAGCTCTTTCTTGCGTTGCCGCGGCGATTAGAAAGATTGTTTTAAGCTTTAATATTCCATTCTTTACGTATATAAAGATTTATATACTCTATTACCTCAATGTTGGACGTTAACACATGTATGATCGCGGAATATCTATATCCTTTATCGTTTTCATAGCGTTTACAGCAGCGATATCGCTTCCAATTGTGGCCCATTCACAAACCGGAATTGGTGGCGGCCTGGATATTAGAAGTGAAGCTCCGACAAGCGGCTACAGCTTAAGGCTGGAATACAGAGTTTTAAAACTGCCGCCAGTTGCGGATTTAAGAATCAGGGTTCATGGCAGCTACTTTTCTGAAACAAAAAAAGTGAGTTACGAAATGAACGGTTTAAGTACGGATGTGTTTGAGGAAAAATCGGCATTTGATGTTGGGAGTGCGGCATTGGCAGGGTTTAATCTCGGCCTGATTAAGCCTTACACAGGTATTGGATTAGGCTTAGACAGTTCAGAGTTTGTGACTGCGCGTTCATTGTCAAATCCAAACAGATTGGAGGGAATCAATGAGGAAAATTTGTTTTGGAATCTGTTTTTTGGAGCTGAATTAGATCTGATTCCCTACGTGAAACCCTTTTTTGAATATCGATTTATACAGCTGGTGAAGCCAAAAAATATCGACTTCAAAGATTCTGAAAGATTTTCTATGGGGGTTATGCTTAGATTTTGACTCTTATAGTTAGTGAGGCAGTGTTTTTGTGAATTACGTATTTTACAGTTTCTGAACTGTTTTTAAATACCAAATGTTTATTATTAATATAAATAACCGTGAGTAACTGTTTATGGCAAAAGTGGATACAGATATCCGCGAACAGATTGATGAGTTCAAACTTGATAAACAGCAGCAGACTGAGCTGACTGACCTTCTGAACCTATGCCATGATTCGCTGGATGAAGTTGATGATAATCTTATTACAAGGGCATTTAAGCTTTGTTGTTTGTCTCATGAGGGTGTGAATAGAGCTTCAGGAGAACCCTACTATCTTCATCCGGTTGAAGTTGCCAAAATTATGGCCGGTGATTTTAATATTGATGATGAATCGGTAACCGCAGCACTTCTGCACGATACAGTTGAAGATACATCTGTTACGTTGGAGCAGGCAGAAGAAGTGTTTGGGCCTATTGTCAAAAACCTCATCGACGGTGTGACAAAAATTTCCGGAGTATTTGAAAGCCGGGATACAAAACAGGCTGAAACCTTCATGAAGCTGATCCTATCCATGGCAGAGGATATCAGGGTTGTGCTGATTAAGTTTGCCGACCGTTTGCACAACATGCGGACTATTTCCGCGCTGCCACGCCAGAAACAGCTCAAAAAAGCCACTGAAACAATGGAGTTGTATGCTCCACTGGCGCACAGATTCGGACTGTTTAAAATCAAGAATGAATTTGAGGATCTCTGTTTCAAAGTTATAGACCCGAATTCGTTTAAGTTTATTGTCCGTAAGCTGAGAGAAAAAAGAGACGCCCGCGAAGAGTTTATTGAAAAGTTTATGGATCCGATTCAAAATGAACTGAAAGCTCAAAATTTTAAGTTTGAGATCAAGGGTCGGCCAAAGCATATCTACTCTATTTATCGGAAAATGCAGCGTCAGCAGAAGCCGTTCGAAGAGATTTATGATCTTTTTGCTATCCGGATCATTCTGGAAAATCCACACCAAAAAGAGGATTGCTGGAGGGTCTATTCAATCATAACCGACAAGTACACCCCGATCCCCAAACGATTTCGAGATTTTATCTCCGTACCGAAGGCCAATGGTTACCAATCACTTCATACTACAGTAATTACCAAACAGGGACGTAAAGTAGAGGTGCAGATTCGTACCCGGAAAATGGATGATATTGCCGAACACGGAGTAGCGGCACACTGGAAATATAAAGAGGGCAAAAGCGGTGGCAGTGAAGAGCTGGACAAATTTGTGCATTGGGTGCGCGATGTATTAGACAGCCCGCGACCGGACGCTGCTACAGAATTTGTAAAAGATTTTCAGCTCAACCTTTACCAGGATGAGATTTATGTTTTCACGCCCCAAGGTGAATTAAAAACCCTGCCGAAAGGTGCTTCCTGTATCGACTTTGCATTTGAAATACACAGTGAGATTGGGGAACGTGCGGTTGCTGCCAAAGTAAATGGAAAGATGGTGCCCCTGCGCCAGAAGTTACACAGTGGCGATCAGGTTGAAATTATTACCGGAAATAAAATTAACCTCAATGCAGACTGGATTGAGGATGTTGTGACTCATAAAGCGAAAGCCAGGCTCCGCCAGTTTATCAAGCAAAAAGAGGTGAAGGTAGCTGAAGAGGGGCGTGAGCTTTGGGAGAAGAAAGCTGCAAAAGGGAAAATCGAGATTACGGATCAGGATTTGATGAAAGTAGCCCATCGGTTCAAATTCGAGAATACCCAAGAGATGTTTTATGAAATCGGAGCCGGTGCATTTGATGTTCAAGACCTCTATAAGGTTGTTAAAGAGCTGAAAAGTAAAGGCCGGATTGAATCGGATGAACAGGATGACAAAGCTATAGATGAAGACAAAATTCAAGAAAAGTATATTTCAACAGCGCGTGCTGTAGGTGATACAAAGGCGCTGCTTGTTGAAGGTGAGTTAAGTGGTGTTAAATACAGCTATGCTAATTGTTGCAATCCAATACCCGGTGATGAAGTCATAGGTTTTATCAGTCGAGATGGCGATGTAAAAGTACATCGGTCGAACTGTAAAAATGCTCATCACCTGATTCGGACAGACAGTGAACGAATTATAGATGTAAGCTGGGCCAAAAATATTGATTCTCAATTCCTCGGCGCAGTCAGGGTTATTGGGGAAGATCGTGTTGGGTTGGTAAATGATATTACTGAGGTGCTCTCTAAATCACTGAAAACCAATATGAAAAGTATTAACGTGAGCAGCGAAGGAGGAATGTTTGAAGGGATACTTACTATATATGTGAGCGACCTGAAACACCTCGAAGAGATCATAAACCGCCTTGAACGTATTGAGGGAGTTAAAAATGTAATGCGTTACGAATAATCAAAGGTTTGTGTCTTGCGATTGCGTAGGCGTTTTTACGTATTTAAATTTGTTTGATTCACCTATTTTTATTTTCAAATCTTTTATTAATAATTGTTTGTAGATATGATACATTGTTAAACGTGTATTAGGAGTGAAAACTATAAAACAAAACAAGAAGATGGTGACTTATACAAAACGTGATATCGTGCGAACAGTAGCCGACCAAATGGACGTTCCGCTCAATCAGTCCGAACCGTGGGTAGATGCTGTTATAGATGCTCTAAGAAGTAAAATGCTCGCTGCAGATCCTACTTGCAGGATTGAACTCCGTGATTTTGGTGTATTCGAAGTTAAGGAGACAAAAGCCAAGCCAAAGGCCAGAAACCCAAAAACAAATGAAGTTATTTATGTGCCTGCACATAGAAAAACTCATTTCAAACCAAGCAAACGCTTGAAAAAGTTTCTGAAACAGCCACTTGAAGAAGTAAAGAAGAAAAGTAA containing:
- a CDS encoding response regulator transcription factor, whose product is MANIKILLADDHKIVRDGIKLMLEPQAGIDVVDEAQNGKEVLEKLESQLVDIVVMDINMPEMDGITATRKVKEKFPEVKVLALTMSNDDLHIRQMIQAGASGYIMKSAGRKELKDAIDAIMDGKHYFSDEATESIMMDLVKGKGKSTDPDPIHITDRELEILELIVQEHTNQEIAEKLYISSRTVDAHRRNLLQKTGARNTAGLVKYAFQHNLISSGKGN
- a CDS encoding response regulator transcription factor — translated: MELAKSHIIIVAERTPRAKYFESLIKEEYHNSASVEITSYDKLFDLDMNSENVLFVIDLMDFERSAFNIIEKLKTKYSSAKILALHIYQSQELVTPLFKKGVDGYVSSDPTRKEFFRAMGHVLNGKTYKPNFTE
- a CDS encoding PAS domain-containing sensor histidine kinase, giving the protein MNKIKDAVFDALPGAAAIVYEDGEIAETNKKWENGKDVFHQLGLAQPGSNYFEHCQRAVEAGDDYALKIIFGLRGIFDGEKESFELTMPCPEEESRPKKSWCKLSITLLEGDKPSVLIFFEDVSKNMSVVRALRESEERYTQQFKNSMSGILISSPDGEIFDANPAACKILGYSRSELKEGGRPLIMDPAHPTNKKAQKIREKKSVYEGEKIYIHKSGKELTVEASSVLYKNEDGKLRSLNTFKDVSGQRETLKQLEHEKIFTEAVINSIPGTFYVLDSEMNMVRYNDAIMEDLGYTKNEIEENNALLFFPEDEHEKIVRSIKEAFEVGSTHIVSKVISMNNGIRVYHFLANRFKTDEGEFIVGTGTDVTDLVEIEKEKDKNYDMLSQLFESSPLAMAMFSPDDKILKINNSFTELYGYTKLDAVGQNVHKLLIEGDELDDAEEISENVFSGQTYTEEVVRFTNTGKKLSILMSAIPIVHEGKVEAAYVIYVDLTDQKKLENDLQKSLGEKEILLQEVHHRVKNNLAVMAGLIDLQIMEEPDPKVEVKLNEIRSRIFSIAKIHENLYNSESMVSIQFDEYLKTIMEALPQKGLLGSGELEVTMDTIPLILNLNQAVPFGLAVNELMNILFSKDLKGENLSLKLKRDEERITLIFEGDALDVSLFERNGNTESFPSLLISIFLSQIKGSMKFDQNEKDRLILEFEQMDVKGSSSSLTSEQSSLLN
- a CDS encoding response regulator, whose product is MRVLIIEDDMILALSLEIMLKKIGYTEVKKAHTGEKALETIVDFEPDLMLVDIFLGAGISGIDVVKKVQENKDVPVIYITGNSDDYHRKQADETDYLSYLVKPITFTELKKVLQKEKAGS
- a CDS encoding GAF domain-containing sensor histidine kinase, with translation MSSLNDVPVKIEKKRIEALYSYSILDTAPEKEFDDLTKLAADICDVPIARINLIDKDRQWAKSILGMEEDTREVAREITVCQYTVKQNEVLEVKNLSEDPRFKNFSYVIHDPKLRYYLGAPLLNPEGFAVGALCVLDYKEREMSDKQKEQLQILAGEVMARLELRKQNQELQKLNEHKLKLMKMLSHDMRSPLNGIIGMSNMLGEIVEGEEEREMIELLEQSAMQLNQMVDEILSYSLMESKGFSLNLKEVDLDEISKSMRRLFKPVAKSKNVHLIINLEIEKRVCLDKDKFEQIFGNLLSNAIKFTRAGGQVKCDLSMTDGSLQLNVEDSGIGMDKSTVSDLFQNGTAAPTGGTSGEKSTGLGLAIVKYFVDLHDGSIDVSSKPGEGTEFSINIPLTEDCK
- a CDS encoding phosphoheptose isomerase — protein: MSQNNYLEDKADVFKKAEELLKKKDFKIISSDKDRPWGGFFVIEEDQASAFIETFFPDLNVSNFAQFKKLSPKLLMVAPEKRLSWQYHYRRSEIWRVIDGTVGVIVSQTDEQTPLKTLHTGDTIRLEQGERHRLVGLDEWAIIAEIWQHIDPENPSDENDIVRLEDDFGR
- a CDS encoding RelA/SpoT family protein, coding for MAKVDTDIREQIDEFKLDKQQQTELTDLLNLCHDSLDEVDDNLITRAFKLCCLSHEGVNRASGEPYYLHPVEVAKIMAGDFNIDDESVTAALLHDTVEDTSVTLEQAEEVFGPIVKNLIDGVTKISGVFESRDTKQAETFMKLILSMAEDIRVVLIKFADRLHNMRTISALPRQKQLKKATETMELYAPLAHRFGLFKIKNEFEDLCFKVIDPNSFKFIVRKLREKRDAREEFIEKFMDPIQNELKAQNFKFEIKGRPKHIYSIYRKMQRQQKPFEEIYDLFAIRIILENPHQKEDCWRVYSIITDKYTPIPKRFRDFISVPKANGYQSLHTTVITKQGRKVEVQIRTRKMDDIAEHGVAAHWKYKEGKSGGSEELDKFVHWVRDVLDSPRPDAATEFVKDFQLNLYQDEIYVFTPQGELKTLPKGASCIDFAFEIHSEIGERAVAAKVNGKMVPLRQKLHSGDQVEIITGNKINLNADWIEDVVTHKAKARLRQFIKQKEVKVAEEGRELWEKKAAKGKIEITDQDLMKVAHRFKFENTQEMFYEIGAGAFDVQDLYKVVKELKSKGRIESDEQDDKAIDEDKIQEKYISTARAVGDTKALLVEGELSGVKYSYANCCNPIPGDEVIGFISRDGDVKVHRSNCKNAHHLIRTDSERIIDVSWAKNIDSQFLGAVRVIGEDRVGLVNDITEVLSKSLKTNMKSINVSSEGGMFEGILTIYVSDLKHLEEIINRLERIEGVKNVMRYE
- a CDS encoding HU family DNA-binding protein, whose protein sequence is MKTIKQNKKMVTYTKRDIVRTVADQMDVPLNQSEPWVDAVIDALRSKMLAADPTCRIELRDFGVFEVKETKAKPKARNPKTNEVIYVPAHRKTHFKPSKRLKKFLKQPLEEVKKKSNK